From the Nocardiopsis changdeensis genome, one window contains:
- the cas2e gene encoding type I-E CRISPR-associated endoribonuclease Cas2e: MGSMVVISTTAVPDRVRGALSRWMIEPDTGLYVGTMNARVRERLWAAVSESVGDGAAVCLHTVDNEQGYVVLTAGERRRRVVDFDGLQLVRFTAPVEEEDPAWLAEAPEGLGGAEEPEGPEVSEGPGTPGVPEEDGG; this comes from the coding sequence ATGGGGTCGATGGTGGTGATCTCCACGACCGCGGTACCGGACCGGGTGCGCGGTGCGCTGTCCCGGTGGATGATCGAGCCGGATACGGGGCTGTACGTGGGCACGATGAACGCCCGCGTACGCGAGAGGCTGTGGGCCGCGGTGAGCGAGTCCGTGGGGGATGGCGCCGCCGTGTGCCTGCACACGGTCGACAACGAGCAGGGGTACGTCGTCCTGACGGCGGGTGAGCGGCGTCGGCGGGTGGTGGACTTCGACGGCCTGCAACTGGTGAGGTTCACCGCGCCGGTCGAGGAGGAGGATCCCGCCTGGCTCGCCGAGGCCCCGGAGGGGCTGGGGGGTGCGGAGGAGCCGGAGGGTCCAGAGGTGTCGGAGGGCCCCGGAACGCCGGGGGTTCCGGAAGAGGACGGCGGCTAG
- a CDS encoding alkene reductase, with product MPTLFEASTIGSARTTNRIAMAPMTRSRATPEGHATDSMARYYGQRSTAGLIVTEGVQPSLTGQGYPDTPGLHTAEQAESWKPVVKAARADGALFFAQLMHAGRVGHPDVRGLRPVGPSAVAAPGQIYTPTGRKDPVVPRELTAGEIRGVIREHVDAARNALAAGFDGVEVHGANGYLTQQFLSTSANLRTDEWGGSVRGRIRFAVELVRALADALGPGRAALRVSPASTSQGIEEGDPLALYTALLEELREIPLAYLHVVEAPGRRDLTRALRAAWPHTLVLNPHRDEDPLPPHEAGADALADAGADLVSFASAFLANPDLPARLAAGGPYNRPDRATFYGGDDHGYLDYPTLGA from the coding sequence ATGCCGACACTCTTCGAGGCGTCGACCATCGGGTCGGCCCGGACGACGAACCGGATCGCCATGGCGCCCATGACCCGCAGCCGGGCCACCCCCGAGGGCCACGCGACCGACTCCATGGCCCGGTACTACGGCCAGCGGTCGACGGCGGGCCTGATCGTCACCGAGGGTGTCCAGCCCAGCCTCACCGGCCAGGGCTACCCGGACACGCCCGGCCTGCACACCGCCGAGCAGGCCGAGAGCTGGAAGCCGGTCGTCAAGGCGGCCCGGGCCGACGGCGCCCTGTTCTTCGCGCAGCTCATGCACGCCGGCCGGGTCGGCCACCCGGACGTCCGCGGCCTGCGGCCGGTCGGCCCGTCCGCCGTGGCGGCGCCGGGACAGATCTACACCCCCACCGGCCGCAAGGACCCCGTGGTGCCGCGCGAGCTCACCGCCGGGGAGATCCGCGGGGTGATCCGGGAGCACGTCGACGCGGCCCGCAACGCCCTCGCGGCGGGCTTCGACGGCGTCGAGGTGCACGGCGCGAACGGCTACCTGACCCAGCAGTTCCTCTCGACCAGCGCCAACCTGCGCACGGACGAGTGGGGCGGGTCGGTGCGCGGGCGCATCAGGTTCGCCGTCGAACTCGTGCGCGCCCTGGCCGACGCCCTCGGACCCGGCCGGGCGGCGCTGCGCGTGTCCCCGGCGAGCACCTCCCAGGGGATCGAGGAGGGCGACCCCCTCGCCCTGTACACGGCCCTGCTGGAGGAGCTGCGCGAGATCCCGCTGGCCTACCTGCACGTGGTCGAGGCCCCGGGCCGCCGCGACCTGACCCGCGCGCTGCGCGCGGCGTGGCCGCACACCCTGGTCCTCAACCCCCACCGCGACGAGGACCCGCTCCCGCCGCACGAGGCGGGCGCCGACGCCCTGGCGGACGCGGGGGCCGACCTGGTCTCCTTCGCCTCGGCCTTCCTGGCCAACCCGGACCTCCCGGCCCGCCTCGCCGCCGGGGGACCGTACAACCGGCCCGACCGCGCCACCTTCTACGGCGGCGACGACCACGGCTACCTCGACTACCCGACCCTGGGGGCGTAG
- the cas5e gene encoding type I-E CRISPR-associated protein Cas5/CasD, whose amino-acid sequence MTGLLLRLAGPMQSWGEHSAFGDRDTLSFPTRSGLVGMFAAAQGVGREDPLERYDGLRLTVRIDARGLHMTDFHTVGGGLPRERTVPTAEGKRRPEGATTIVTRRSYLADAVFTVAVTGPGAGEIGRALLSPHWQPYLGRRSFVPDPLLVLRTGVPDPEHELRTSVPLPHRRVPDGDTTVAVEMVSEQTPGGGGGTDTRTVLNDVPRSFASAHRRYASREVRVEEADLPAHLVATDRHDYRKRLFSYVEEHR is encoded by the coding sequence GTGACCGGTCTGCTGCTGCGCCTGGCCGGGCCGATGCAGAGCTGGGGGGAGCACAGCGCGTTCGGCGATCGCGACACCCTGTCCTTCCCCACCCGGTCCGGGCTGGTGGGCATGTTCGCCGCCGCGCAGGGGGTCGGGCGGGAGGACCCCCTGGAGCGGTACGACGGGCTGCGGCTGACCGTGCGGATCGACGCACGCGGGCTGCACATGACCGACTTCCACACGGTCGGCGGCGGCCTGCCCCGGGAGCGGACGGTGCCCACGGCCGAGGGCAAACGGCGCCCCGAGGGCGCCACCACCATCGTGACGCGGAGGTCGTACCTGGCCGACGCGGTGTTCACGGTGGCCGTCACCGGCCCGGGAGCAGGGGAGATCGGGCGGGCGCTGCTGTCGCCGCACTGGCAGCCCTACCTGGGGCGGCGGTCCTTCGTGCCCGATCCCCTCCTGGTGCTGCGCACCGGGGTCCCGGACCCGGAGCACGAACTGCGCACGTCGGTCCCGTTGCCGCACCGACGTGTCCCCGACGGGGACACGACCGTGGCGGTGGAGATGGTCTCCGAGCAGACCCCGGGCGGAGGCGGAGGCACGGACACCCGGACCGTGCTCAACGACGTCCCCCGTTCCTTCGCCTCGGCCCACCGCCGGTACGCGAGCCGGGAGGTCCGAGTGGAGGAGGCCGACCTGCCCGCGCACCTGGTCGCCACCGACCGCCACGACTACCGGAAGCGCCTGTTCTCCTACGTTGAGGAGCACCGTTGA
- a CDS encoding MBL fold metallo-hydrolase: MSGARVEHLVTSGVFALDGGEWQVDNNVWLVGDDSEVLVVDAPHDADAIAAAVGGRRVVAIVCTHAHNDHVDAAPALADAVGAPVLLHPDDRVLWDMAHPDREPDGALADGREITVAGTVLRVLHTPGHTPGAVCLYAPGLGTVFSGDTLFRGGPGATGRSFSDFPTIIESIRDRLLGLPPHTVVRTGHGDPTTIGEEAPHLKEWIERGH, encoded by the coding sequence GTGAGCGGCGCGCGGGTGGAGCACCTGGTCACCTCCGGGGTGTTCGCCCTGGACGGCGGCGAGTGGCAGGTGGACAACAACGTCTGGCTGGTCGGAGACGACTCCGAGGTGCTGGTGGTGGACGCCCCGCACGACGCCGACGCGATCGCGGCGGCGGTGGGCGGGCGCCGGGTGGTGGCGATCGTGTGCACGCACGCCCACAACGACCACGTGGACGCGGCGCCCGCGCTGGCGGACGCGGTGGGGGCGCCGGTGCTGCTGCACCCGGACGACCGGGTGCTGTGGGACATGGCCCATCCGGACCGGGAGCCCGACGGGGCGCTGGCCGACGGGCGGGAGATCACGGTGGCGGGGACCGTGCTGCGGGTGCTGCACACCCCGGGGCACACGCCGGGCGCGGTGTGCCTGTACGCGCCCGGGCTGGGCACGGTGTTCAGCGGGGACACGCTGTTCCGGGGCGGTCCGGGGGCCACCGGGCGGTCGTTCTCGGACTTCCCGACGATCATCGAATCGATCCGGGACCGGCTGCTGGGGCTGCCGCCGCACACGGTGGTGCGCACCGGGCACGGCGACCCCACGACGATCGGCGAGGAGGCCCCGCACCTGAAGGAGTGGATCGAGCGCGGGCACTGA
- the casA gene encoding type I-E CRISPR-associated protein Cse1/CasA: MTPPSYDLVTRPWLPVRTADGTPAPQVGLRELLYRAHEFSDIELPLPPASAQLWRVLTLLAARVTGLDCGDDAAEWYRARRGVLEAGGFDRTRVDAYFSGLPNRFDLFHPERPWSQDPRLREQCSKTSGVNKLAWGRTAGQNQVWLGGHHHDLAPVPLLPDEAAWHLLATLGYGPSGRCTSRTVDGRSEANSTAGPLRGTVSYHPLGRNLFQSLVLNIPFGSDNEDEPGDVEPAPWERDGLPDPLGAPEESTGLAGTLLNQASHAVLLVPDPGGDKVVDAYVTWSRRDRPVPPTDPYLIHQTSKDGRRYARPADAARAVWRDLDSLLSEDIRDEFRPRLFDHLTKQARLSEDLRKGMRLRAFGFDQDGQTRDRQWFTATTPPVLRWLEDSSDTSEEAVRARLRIRLARRSAESLGYRLRKALTDAWKEGNSPSGGSARTDTGTGPWLRRGLSHYWSTAEKEFWRIALDEEAEGPGVSFSRLALAAYDEVTGPYCSRPRVAAVVEHHRRHLFHRNPARRTDRGETS; the protein is encoded by the coding sequence GTGACCCCACCCTCATACGACCTGGTGACGCGGCCCTGGCTGCCGGTCAGAACGGCCGACGGCACGCCCGCACCCCAGGTCGGGCTGCGCGAGCTGCTGTACCGCGCACACGAGTTCTCCGACATCGAACTCCCCCTCCCCCCGGCCTCCGCCCAGCTGTGGCGGGTGCTGACCCTGCTGGCCGCCCGCGTCACCGGCCTGGACTGCGGTGACGACGCCGCCGAGTGGTACCGGGCGCGCCGCGGAGTCCTCGAGGCGGGAGGGTTCGACCGGACCCGGGTGGACGCCTACTTCTCCGGCCTCCCGAACCGGTTCGACCTCTTCCACCCCGAGCGGCCCTGGTCGCAGGACCCCCGGCTGCGCGAGCAGTGCTCCAAGACCTCAGGCGTCAACAAGCTCGCCTGGGGCCGCACCGCCGGCCAGAACCAGGTGTGGCTGGGCGGCCATCACCACGACCTGGCCCCGGTCCCCCTGCTCCCCGACGAAGCGGCCTGGCACCTCCTCGCCACCCTGGGGTACGGCCCCTCGGGGCGCTGTACCTCCCGCACGGTCGACGGCCGCTCCGAGGCCAACAGCACGGCCGGGCCCCTGCGCGGAACCGTGTCCTACCACCCCCTGGGCCGGAACCTGTTCCAGAGCCTGGTCCTCAACATCCCCTTCGGTTCCGACAACGAGGACGAACCCGGTGACGTGGAACCCGCCCCCTGGGAGCGGGACGGCCTCCCTGACCCGCTGGGCGCGCCGGAGGAGTCCACCGGCCTGGCCGGCACCCTGCTGAACCAGGCCTCGCACGCGGTCCTGCTGGTGCCCGACCCGGGCGGCGACAAGGTCGTGGACGCCTATGTCACCTGGTCGCGCCGGGACCGGCCGGTCCCGCCCACCGACCCGTACCTGATCCACCAGACCAGCAAGGACGGCCGCCGGTACGCGCGTCCCGCGGACGCGGCGCGTGCGGTCTGGCGCGACCTGGACTCGCTGCTGTCCGAGGACATCCGGGACGAGTTCCGCCCGAGGCTGTTCGACCACCTCACCAAGCAGGCGCGCCTGTCCGAGGACCTCCGCAAAGGCATGCGGCTGCGCGCCTTCGGCTTCGACCAGGACGGGCAGACCCGCGACCGCCAGTGGTTCACCGCCACGACGCCGCCGGTGCTGCGCTGGCTGGAGGACTCCTCCGACACCTCCGAGGAGGCGGTCAGGGCGCGACTGCGCATCCGGCTCGCCCGGCGTTCCGCCGAATCCCTCGGGTACCGCCTGCGCAAGGCCCTCACGGACGCCTGGAAGGAGGGCAACAGCCCCTCGGGCGGCTCCGCGCGCACCGACACCGGAACCGGCCCCTGGCTGCGGCGCGGCCTGTCCCATTACTGGTCCACCGCCGAGAAGGAGTTCTGGCGGATCGCCTTGGACGAGGAGGCCGAAGGCCCCGGTGTCTCCTTCTCCCGCCTGGCTCTGGCCGCCTATGACGAGGTGACCGGCCCCTACTGCTCCCGCCCCCGGGTGGCCGCCGTGGTCGAGCACCACCGCCGGCACCTGTTCCACCGCAACCCCGCCCGCCGCACCGACCGAGGAGAGACCTCTTGA
- a CDS encoding NRDE family protein, which yields MCTVIVGFDPDADTPLVIAAIRDEMRDRPWDGPGRHWPERPGFVGGRDRLAGGTWLAVDPGRPRTAALLNGWPWDGKMPWEGTYPASRGELPLRALTHPVRDPLQGEDPTLYAPFHLLDADAHHADLYSWDGRCLDTRRIPAGVSVIVNTGLDPADPRAARHTPEFARTRPDPRLAAARTPEEVWGEWPRLITEAAKAAPRSAGLDDSGDPGGLIAHADLGGGKVWATGSVTLLAMDRDTVRYAFTSDPADPGAWAMVDTASG from the coding sequence ATGTGCACCGTCATCGTCGGTTTCGACCCCGACGCCGACACACCCCTGGTCATCGCCGCCATCCGGGACGAGATGCGCGACCGCCCCTGGGACGGGCCCGGGCGCCACTGGCCGGAGCGGCCGGGGTTCGTCGGCGGACGCGACCGCCTGGCCGGCGGCACCTGGCTGGCGGTGGACCCGGGCCGGCCCCGCACCGCCGCGCTGCTCAACGGGTGGCCCTGGGACGGGAAGATGCCCTGGGAGGGCACCTACCCGGCCAGCCGCGGCGAACTGCCGCTGCGCGCCCTGACCCACCCCGTCCGCGACCCGCTCCAGGGCGAGGACCCGACCCTGTACGCGCCGTTCCACCTGCTGGACGCGGACGCCCACCACGCCGACCTGTACAGCTGGGACGGGCGCTGCCTGGACACCCGGCGGATCCCGGCCGGGGTGAGCGTCATCGTCAACACCGGCCTGGACCCGGCCGACCCGCGGGCGGCCCGGCACACGCCCGAGTTCGCGCGCACCCGCCCGGACCCGCGCCTGGCGGCGGCCCGCACGCCCGAGGAGGTCTGGGGGGAGTGGCCGCGGCTGATCACCGAGGCGGCCAAGGCCGCGCCGCGTTCGGCGGGCCTGGACGACAGCGGAGACCCCGGCGGCCTCATCGCCCACGCCGACCTGGGCGGCGGGAAGGTGTGGGCGACCGGGTCGGTGACCCTGCTGGCGATGGACCGGGACACGGTCCGCTACGCCTTCACCTCCGACCCGGCCGACCCGGGCGCCTGGGCCATGGTGGACACCGCGTCAGGCTGA
- the cas1e gene encoding type I-E CRISPR-associated endonuclease Cas1e: protein MTATNEAQARKALARPTLAMLPKVSDNLSFLYADICRIVQTDTGVCAEVAAGAGTVHRVPIPTASLACLLLGPGTSITSPALATFMRHGTTVVSCGSGAILHYGSLVPESRTTLWLDRQAHAYTDKAARLTVARRMYEMRFGEEVEEGIGIERLRALEGQRMKALYRSLATKHRVKPFKRNYDPAVWDEQSPVNKALSAGNAALYGVVHSVIAHLGCSPAMGFVHAGKQQSFVYDIADLYKAKTTIPLAFSLHDAENPEARARTLLRTELKLYRMIPRMVRDIQVLLDPELEDEEDDDGPVPTRWRVVDLWDPVLGAVSGGVNYAGEAN from the coding sequence GTGACCGCGACGAACGAGGCGCAGGCGCGCAAGGCGCTGGCCCGGCCGACCCTGGCGATGCTGCCGAAGGTCTCGGACAACCTGTCGTTCCTGTACGCCGACATCTGCCGCATCGTGCAGACCGACACCGGGGTGTGCGCCGAGGTCGCGGCGGGGGCCGGGACGGTGCACCGGGTCCCGATCCCGACGGCCTCCCTGGCCTGCCTGCTGCTGGGCCCCGGAACCTCGATCACGTCACCGGCGCTGGCCACCTTCATGCGGCACGGGACGACGGTGGTCTCCTGCGGGTCGGGCGCCATCCTGCACTACGGGAGCCTGGTGCCCGAGAGCCGGACGACCCTGTGGCTGGACCGTCAGGCGCACGCGTACACCGACAAGGCGGCACGGCTCACGGTGGCCAGGCGGATGTACGAAATGCGGTTCGGGGAGGAGGTGGAGGAAGGGATCGGCATCGAGAGGCTGCGGGCCCTGGAGGGGCAGCGGATGAAGGCCCTCTACCGGAGCCTGGCCACCAAGCACCGGGTGAAGCCGTTCAAGCGCAACTACGATCCGGCGGTGTGGGACGAGCAGAGCCCGGTCAACAAGGCGCTGTCGGCGGGGAACGCGGCGCTGTACGGGGTGGTGCACTCGGTGATCGCGCACCTGGGGTGCTCGCCCGCCATGGGGTTCGTGCACGCCGGCAAGCAGCAGTCGTTCGTGTACGACATCGCGGACCTGTACAAGGCGAAGACGACGATCCCCCTGGCCTTCTCCCTGCACGATGCGGAGAACCCGGAGGCCCGGGCGCGGACCCTGCTGCGGACGGAGTTGAAGCTGTACCGGATGATCCCGCGCATGGTGCGGGACATCCAGGTGCTGCTCGACCCGGAACTGGAGGACGAGGAGGACGACGACGGTCCGGTGCCGACGCGGTGGCGGGTGGTCGACCTATGGGACCCCGTCCTGGGCGCGGTCTCCGGCGGGGTGAACTACGCGGGGGAGGCGAACTGA
- a CDS encoding S-(hydroxymethyl)mycothiol dehydrogenase, with the protein MSQRVRGVVARAVGQPVELTTIVVPDPGPGEAVVAVRTCGVCHTDLHYREGGINDDFPFLLGHEAAGVVEAVGEGVTDLRAGDFVVLNWRAVCGRCRACLRGRPQYCFDTHNAEQKMTLEDGTELSPALGIGAFADKTLVAAGQCTKVDPQASPAAVGLLGCGVMAGIGAAVNTGGVTRGDSVAVIGCGGVGNAAIAGASLVGAHRIIAVDVEERKLRWARGFGAHHTVNAAETDPVQAIRDLTGGFGADVVIDAVGTPRTYEQAFYARDLAGTVVLVGVPTPDMRLDLPLLDVFGRGGALKSSWYGDCLPSRDFPVLVDLYLQGRLDLDGFVSERIALDEVEEAFARMERGEVLRSVVVL; encoded by the coding sequence GTGTCGCAACGAGTCCGGGGCGTGGTGGCCCGCGCCGTGGGGCAGCCCGTCGAGCTGACGACCATCGTGGTACCCGATCCGGGTCCCGGGGAGGCCGTGGTCGCCGTCCGCACCTGCGGGGTCTGCCATACCGACCTGCACTACCGGGAGGGCGGCATCAACGACGACTTCCCGTTCCTGCTCGGGCACGAGGCCGCCGGGGTGGTGGAGGCGGTCGGCGAGGGCGTGACCGACCTGCGGGCCGGGGACTTCGTGGTCCTCAACTGGCGGGCGGTGTGCGGCCGGTGCCGCGCCTGTCTGCGCGGCCGCCCCCAGTACTGCTTCGACACCCACAACGCGGAGCAGAAGATGACCCTGGAGGACGGCACCGAACTGTCCCCCGCCCTGGGCATCGGGGCGTTCGCCGACAAGACCCTGGTGGCGGCCGGGCAGTGCACCAAGGTGGACCCGCAGGCCTCCCCCGCGGCGGTGGGGCTGCTGGGCTGCGGCGTCATGGCCGGGATCGGCGCGGCCGTCAACACCGGGGGCGTCACCCGCGGCGACTCGGTGGCGGTGATCGGCTGCGGCGGTGTGGGCAACGCGGCGATCGCCGGGGCGAGCCTGGTCGGGGCGCACCGGATCATCGCCGTGGACGTGGAGGAGCGCAAGCTGCGGTGGGCGCGGGGCTTCGGCGCGCACCACACGGTGAACGCCGCCGAGACCGATCCGGTGCAGGCGATCCGCGACCTCACCGGCGGGTTCGGAGCGGACGTGGTGATCGACGCCGTGGGCACGCCGCGGACCTACGAGCAGGCGTTCTACGCCCGCGACCTGGCCGGGACGGTGGTGCTGGTGGGGGTGCCCACCCCCGACATGCGGCTGGACCTGCCGCTGCTGGACGTGTTCGGCCGGGGCGGCGCCCTGAAGTCGTCGTGGTACGGCGACTGCCTGCCCTCGCGGGACTTCCCGGTGCTGGTGGACCTGTACCTGCAGGGGAGACTGGACCTGGACGGGTTCGTGAGCGAGCGGATCGCGCTGGACGAGGTGGAGGAGGCGTTCGCCCGGATGGAACGCGGTGAGGTGCTGAGGTCGGTGGTGGTGCTGTGA
- a CDS encoding type I-E CRISPR-associated protein Cas6/Cse3/CasE gives MTWLTKITPDLSSRRARAAFSNAGELHRLLIDLASEHLGEETMPSPRQHAGILFRVDEARTGPVLLAQSHGRLAVDRLGDGFGQAAERDLAPFLAGLEKGREVRYRLAATPCKRLGKSEKNAERLGERARPGVNAYTRPLYGADAEQWWRERAERCGLELREVRSTGMGPALDPGRSGRRKVRLHMTRFDGYAVVTDPEAVRGAVVEGVGRGKSFGCGMLSLASAEW, from the coding sequence TTGACCTGGCTCACGAAGATCACCCCCGACCTGTCGTCGCGGCGGGCCCGCGCCGCCTTCTCCAACGCCGGGGAACTGCACCGTCTGCTCATCGACCTGGCCTCCGAGCACCTAGGAGAGGAGACCATGCCCTCCCCCCGACAGCACGCCGGGATCCTGTTCCGGGTGGACGAGGCGCGCACCGGTCCGGTGCTGCTCGCCCAGAGCCATGGCCGGCTCGCCGTGGACCGGCTCGGCGACGGGTTCGGGCAGGCCGCCGAACGCGACCTCGCGCCCTTCCTCGCCGGGTTGGAGAAGGGCCGGGAGGTGCGGTACCGGTTGGCCGCCACCCCCTGCAAGCGGCTCGGCAAGTCGGAGAAGAACGCCGAACGCCTCGGGGAGCGCGCCCGGCCGGGCGTGAACGCCTACACACGGCCGCTGTACGGGGCCGATGCCGAGCAGTGGTGGCGCGAGCGCGCGGAGCGGTGCGGCCTGGAGCTGCGCGAGGTGCGGAGCACCGGCATGGGCCCGGCCCTGGACCCGGGTCGGAGCGGGAGGCGCAAGGTGCGCCTGCACATGACGAGGTTCGACGGGTACGCGGTCGTCACCGATCCCGAGGCGGTGCGCGGGGCCGTGGTCGAGGGCGTGGGGCGCGGCAAGTCGTTCGGCTGCGGAATGCTCAGCCTCGCGTCGGCGGAGTGGTGA
- the casB gene encoding type I-E CRISPR-associated protein Cse2/CasB yields MSTESEILRAADRMVKSLEERVRDEPAVRATLRRAAGRRVDDPAVLPVHTFVARYLNGPLTHLESDPSTRRRTPEQDVERAFYGVAAMIAAQPRRARDRKAAEGTEEAESTGGDARDTLPEEPGPSSSPGTGRAPGTGQKGTDPLRRGSNLGAMIGRAVTEGRLNGETTEGRLHLLCRQSVDGVHSQLPRLVLHARDRDIDIDWGRLTLDLSRWGGDRDAVAKEWVQSYHRVIETERARREKTPADPNTTDETDEDTAA; encoded by the coding sequence TTGAGCACCGAATCCGAGATCCTCCGCGCCGCCGACCGGATGGTGAAGAGCCTCGAAGAGAGGGTGCGCGACGAACCCGCGGTGCGGGCCACCCTGCGCCGGGCCGCGGGCAGGCGGGTGGACGACCCCGCCGTCCTGCCCGTGCACACCTTCGTCGCCCGCTACCTGAACGGGCCGCTCACCCACCTCGAGAGCGACCCCAGCACCCGTCGGCGGACTCCGGAACAGGATGTGGAACGCGCCTTCTACGGGGTGGCGGCGATGATCGCCGCCCAGCCCCGCCGGGCCCGCGACCGGAAGGCCGCGGAGGGAACGGAAGAGGCCGAAAGCACCGGCGGGGACGCCCGCGACACCCTGCCGGAGGAACCCGGCCCCTCTTCCTCCCCGGGCACCGGCAGAGCCCCGGGCACCGGGCAGAAGGGCACCGACCCGTTGCGGCGCGGCTCCAACCTCGGGGCGATGATCGGCAGGGCCGTCACCGAGGGCCGGCTCAACGGGGAGACCACGGAGGGGCGCCTCCACCTGTTGTGCCGCCAGTCCGTCGACGGCGTGCACTCCCAGCTCCCCCGCCTGGTCCTGCACGCCCGCGACAGGGACATCGACATCGACTGGGGCCGCCTGACCCTGGACCTGTCCCGCTGGGGCGGCGACCGCGACGCCGTCGCCAAGGAGTGGGTGCAGTCCTACCACCGCGTCATCGAGACCGAACGGGCACGGCGGGAGAAAACCCCCGCGGACCCGAACACCACCGACGAAACCGACGAGGACACCGCCGCATGA
- the cas7e gene encoding type I-E CRISPR-associated protein Cas7/Cse4/CasC has product MSTPEFLDVHVLHTLPYSNVNRDDLGSPKTVVYGGTERTRISSQSWKRAVRHQVEERLGDPAVRTRRIVGEIARRLTALGWEAPVAEQGARQVVLSAAKGGIKLEKEKEGEPPATSVLFYLPVSAIDALAAIAHEHKDAVAKESAKKTPKGILPADDIVAVLRSRNATVNLFGRMLAELPSTEVDGAVQFAHAFTTHGTSVEVDFFTAVDDVPKEDDHGSGHMNVGQFSTGTFYRYANIDLRGLLRNLDGDAATARELVSEFLRAFLGTVPSGKQNATAAMTLPDLAHVAVRSDRPVSFAPAFEAAVRNTEGFGAASVGRLSEYAGKINELWWPEAVLASVHAGIDDKPVQNLGDRVSGYPKLVDTAVAAAYPGDGS; this is encoded by the coding sequence ATGAGCACCCCCGAGTTCCTGGACGTCCACGTCCTGCACACGCTCCCCTACTCCAACGTCAACCGCGACGACCTCGGCTCTCCCAAGACCGTCGTCTACGGCGGCACCGAGCGCACCCGCATCTCCAGCCAGAGCTGGAAGCGGGCGGTCCGCCACCAGGTCGAGGAACGCCTCGGCGACCCGGCCGTGCGCACCCGGCGCATCGTCGGGGAGATCGCCCGGCGGCTCACGGCCCTCGGGTGGGAGGCCCCTGTGGCCGAGCAGGGCGCGCGCCAGGTCGTCCTGTCCGCCGCCAAGGGCGGGATCAAGCTGGAGAAGGAGAAGGAGGGCGAACCGCCCGCCACATCCGTCCTCTTCTATCTCCCCGTCTCCGCCATCGACGCCCTGGCCGCCATCGCCCACGAGCACAAGGACGCCGTGGCCAAGGAGTCCGCGAAGAAGACCCCCAAGGGGATCCTGCCCGCCGACGACATCGTGGCCGTACTGCGCTCGCGCAATGCCACCGTCAACCTGTTCGGCCGGATGCTCGCCGAACTGCCCTCCACCGAGGTGGACGGCGCCGTGCAGTTCGCGCACGCCTTCACCACCCACGGCACCAGCGTGGAGGTCGACTTCTTCACCGCCGTCGACGACGTCCCCAAGGAGGACGACCACGGCAGCGGCCACATGAACGTGGGCCAGTTCAGCACCGGCACCTTCTACCGCTACGCCAACATCGACCTGCGCGGGCTGCTGCGCAACCTCGACGGGGACGCCGCCACGGCCCGCGAGCTGGTGTCGGAGTTCCTGCGTGCCTTCTTGGGAACTGTCCCCTCGGGCAAGCAGAACGCGACCGCCGCGATGACCCTGCCCGACCTGGCCCACGTGGCGGTGCGGTCGGACCGCCCGGTGTCGTTCGCCCCCGCCTTCGAGGCCGCGGTGCGCAACACCGAGGGGTTCGGTGCGGCCTCCGTCGGCAGGCTGAGCGAGTACGCCGGGAAGATCAACGAGCTCTGGTGGCCCGAAGCCGTTCTGGCCTCCGTGCATGCCGGGATCGACGACAAGCCCGTGCAGAACCTCGGTGACCGGGTCTCCGGCTACCCGAAGCTGGTCGACACCGCCGTGGCCGCCGCCTACCCCGGGGACGGGTCGTGA